The Dongia rigui genome includes the window AATATCGGTGCCGGCATGGAGCTGCAGGTCATCGCCGCCGCCGTCATTGGCGGCGCCGATCTTGCCGGCGGCATTGGCACGGCACTGGGCGCATTGGTGGGTTCGGCCCTCATCGAGGTCATCCGCAACAGCCTTGGGCTCCTCGGCATCAATGCCTTCTGGCAGGGTGCCTTCATCGGCGGCGCCATCGTGCTGGCGGTCCTCTTCGACCGCATCCGCAACTTCCGCCAGAGCGATTGAGACCTGCGGACGGCGCAGAAGAAAGGCCGCATCGAGCACCCTCGATGCGGCCTTTTCTTTTAAGCGGCGGCTGTGGGTTCCGGCATGCCATGGTGATGGGCGCGGCAATGCGCGTGCGACTTGTCGGCCAGAACTTCAATCACGTGGCAAGCGGCTATTCGACCTCCGCTGCACTCGCCGATCATGCGCTTCAATTCCGCACGCAGGGCGTTCAGTTGCTTGATGCGCGCCTCGACCGCCCGCAGTTGTTGGCGCGCGATGTTGTCGGCGGCGCCACAATCACTGTCCGGCGCATCGCACAGATCAAGCAGCGCACGAATGGTCTCGATCGAAAAACCCAGTTCGCGGCTGTGCCGGATAAAAGCCAGGCGGCCGCTATGCGCCGGACCATAGCGCCGCTGATTGCCATTCGTCCGTGCCGCCGTGGGCAGAAGCCCGATCTTCTCGTAGTAGCGGATGGTCTGCACGCTGCTGCCCGTTTCGGCCGCCAGCGCACCAATCGAAAGTTCAGTCATTGCCTGTCCCGCAGCCTAGGCCTTGCACATCGCGTCACTGGCCATTCAAGCGAACGCAGTCCTCAAATGGGGTCCGCAGCCCCCGCGTTCAAGCAACAGATATTTGCCACGTTATACTATAGCGGCGATTTTTCAGTCGCTTAGCGACGATGCCGCAGCAGCCGAAACCCTCTTGAAGCTATAGTTGCTATAGGACCCAGATTGGGCCGGAAGGGATTTCGGACGGCCGCGATTCCAACCCAAATTCCAACCCAAAGCGAGATCTGCATGGCCCGCCTATCCAACGAGTGCCCAAAAACAGGCGCCGGTTACAGCCATGCTGATGGCCACAATGATGCCGACCACGATCATGCCGACCACGATCATGCCGGTCACGATCATGCCGGTCACGATCATGCCGGTCACGATCACGCGGCACATGCGGAGCCGCCGGCTTCCACCTGCAGCCGTGCGTTCAAGGTGCGCGGCATGGATTGCGCCGAGGAAGTGGCGGTGCTGAAACGGGCGCTTGGGGGCCTGGTCGGCGGCGAGGACAATCTCGCCTTCGATGTGCTCAACGGCCGCATGATGCTGGCGGACGCGGCCAAGCATGTCAGCGACGACGCCATCATGAAGGCCGTCGCCGATACCGGCATGGGCGCCACACCCTGGCAGAAGGGTGCCCGCGACCAGGGCACCGACAATCACCGCCGGCAGCAGGTGATCTTCACCGCGCTGAGTGGTGCCTTCGTCGCCATCGGCATCGCCATCCATCTTTATCTCTCCGCCGATATCTTGACCGGGCTCAAGCTGCTGGTGTCGCATGATGCCGAGGTGATGCCGTTCCCTGAGATCGCGGCCTATGTCGCGGCGGCCCTGCTGGGGGCGCGCTTCGTCGTGATCAAGGCCTGGTATGCCGCCAAGAACCTGCGCCCCGACATCAACCTGCTGATGATCGTGGCGGTAATCGGCGCCGCGGCGATTGGCGAGTGGTTCGAAGCGGCGACGGTCTCGTTCCTGTTTGCGCTCTCGCTGGCGCTGGAAGGTTGGAGCGTCGGCCGCGCGCGCCGCGCCATCGCCGCCTTGCTCAACCTCGCCCCGCCGACGGTGCGCAAGCTGCTGCCCGACGGATCCGATGTCGAGGTGCCGGTTGCCGACCTCAAACCTGGGGCGCATTTCATCGTCCCCGGTGGCGAGCGCATCGCCCTCGATGGCCGTGTCATCGACGGCAGCAGCGCGGTCAACCAGGCGCCGATCACCGGCGAAAGCGTGCCGGTGGAAAAGAGCTCGGGCAGCGAGGTCTATGCCGGCACGATCAATGGCGACGGCACGCTGACCGTCGAAGCCACCAAGGCAGTCGAGGACTCGACCCTGGCCCGCATCATCCGCATGGTCGAGGAAGCGCATGCCCGCCGGGCGCCCACCGAGCAATGGGTGGAGAAGTTCGCCCGCATCTATACGCCGGTGGTGATGGTCCTGGCGCTGCTGGTCTTCGTGGTGCCGCCCTTGCTGTTCGGCGGACTCTGGGTTGATTGGCTCTATCGCTCGCTGGTGCTGCTGGTGATCGCCTGCCCCTGCGCCTTGGTCATTTCGACGCCGGTCTCGATCGTGGCGTCACTTGCTGCCTCGGCGCGCGCCGGCGTGCTGGTCAAGGGCGGGGCCTATATCGAACTGCCGGCGCGGCTCAAGGCGCTGGCGCTCGACAAGACCGGCACCATCACGCGCGGCGAACCGGTGGTGGTGCGCGTGGTACCCCTCAACGGTCATACCGAGGATCAGCTGCTGGCGCGGGCGGCGGCGCTCGA containing:
- a CDS encoding MerR family transcriptional regulator codes for the protein MTELSIGALAAETGSSVQTIRYYEKIGLLPTAARTNGNQRRYGPAHSGRLAFIRHSRELGFSIETIRALLDLCDAPDSDCGAADNIARQQLRAVEARIKQLNALRAELKRMIGECSGGRIAACHVIEVLADKSHAHCRAHHHGMPEPTAAA
- a CDS encoding heavy metal translocating P-type ATPase — translated: MDCAEEVAVLKRALGGLVGGEDNLAFDVLNGRMMLADAAKHVSDDAIMKAVADTGMGATPWQKGARDQGTDNHRRQQVIFTALSGAFVAIGIAIHLYLSADILTGLKLLVSHDAEVMPFPEIAAYVAAALLGARFVVIKAWYAAKNLRPDINLLMIVAVIGAAAIGEWFEAATVSFLFALSLALEGWSVGRARRAIAALLNLAPPTVRKLLPDGSDVEVPVADLKPGAHFIVPGGERIALDGRVIDGSSAVNQAPITGESVPVEKSSGSEVYAGTINGDGTLTVEATKAVEDSTLARIIRMVEEAHARRAPTEQWVEKFARIYTPVVMVLALLVFVVPPLLFGGLWVDWLYRSLVLLVIACPCALVISTPVSIVASLAASARAGVLVKGGAYIELPARLKALALDKTGTITRGEPVVVRVVPLNGHTEDQLLARAAALEARSTHPLARAVIRYAQEKTIAFTPAEDVEVLKGRGLTGLFEGERFWLGSHRYVVERDQDTPETVAAAEALEADGKTVLVVGNERHVCGLIAVADTIRPEAKAIVAELHRAGIARVVMLTGDNRVTAEAIAREVGIDEVHAELLPEDKVREIDRLVATYTYVGMVGDGVNDAPALARASMGIAMGAIGSDAAIETADVALMTDDVSRLPWLIRHASRTLGVIRQNTIFSLGVKAVFFVLTFAGMASLWGAIAADVGASLLVVVNALRLLNART